In the Nicotiana tabacum cultivar K326 chromosome 16, ASM71507v2, whole genome shotgun sequence genome, one interval contains:
- the LOC142170446 gene encoding putative mitochondrial protein AtMg01250 yields MEKTYDRVSWKYLLHVLRRMGFAKCFINMVWDLIANNWYSVLINSQASGFFHSTRGVKQGDPLSPALFILSTEVLFRYLNKLFEDRRFKSYGMPKCTDPLNHLAYADDTIIFASADPYSLEKIVDVLT; encoded by the coding sequence ATGGAAAAGACCTATGATAGGGTGTCTTGGAAGTATTTGTTGCATGTGTTGAGGAGAATGGGATTTGCAAAATGCTTTATCAACATGGTATGGGATCTAATTGCTAATAATTGGTATTCGGTATTGATTAATAGCCAAGCTTCAGGATTCTTTCACTCAACAAGAGGAGTTAAGCAAGGTGATCCTCTATCACCAGCTTTGTTCATTCTTTCAACTGAGGTACtgtttagatatttgaataaactGTTTGAAGATAGAAGGTTTAAGAGTTATGGCATGCCTAAGTGTACTGATCCATTGAATCACTTAGCCTATGCTGATGATACTATTATCTTTGCTTCTGCTGATCCATACTCATTAGAGAAGATAGTTGATGTGCTGACCTAG
- the LOC142170586 gene encoding CASP-like protein PIMP1: MGYDRKTLRLGKKMSNYNFDEKLSSSSNKLPLITLGARVITLVYLLVSWAVLQTSAVTLKDGDKLNYDHYRSYSYTLFVVIAGVAYSVLLIPFAIYFLITKKRLISHKLFRLIEFYCDKIILCLLATGAAAMLGATMDLLRIRYENDNSKKHDFLNLMFIPAAFLLAGFVGSGISSVLSSFSLHKV; encoded by the exons ATGGGCTATGATAGAAAGACTTTGAGGTTGGGAAAAAAAATGTCTAATTATAACTTTGATGAAAAGCTTTCCTCTTCATCAAATAAACTACCATTAATTACATTAGGTGCGAGGGTGATAACCTTAGTTTATCTTCTGGTATCATGGGCTGTGTTGCAGACTAGTGCAGTTACTTTAAAAGATGGAGACAAACTTAACTATGATCATTATCGTTCATACAG CTATACGTTATTTGTTGTGATAGCAGGAGTTGCTTACAGTGTATTGCTCATTCCTTTTGCAATATATTTCCTCATAACAAAGAAGCGTTTGATAAGTCACAAGCTCTTTCGCCTGATTGAATTCTACTGTGACAAG ATTATACTTTGCCTACTAGCAACTGGAGCTGCTGCAATGTTAGGTGCAACCATGGATTTACTGAGAATTCGTTATGAAAATGACAACTCCAAAAAACATGACTTCTTGAACCTGATGTTCATTCCAGCAGCATTCCTTTTGGCTGGATTTGTGGGCTCTGGAATATCTTCTGTCTTATCATCCTTTAGTCTCCATAAAGTGTGA